The segment CCTTTTATCAATATTCAAATTAATCCTTTAAAATCATTTTCACAACCATTTACTCAACAAAACAGTTTTAATTTAATTGATAATAGAGAATCTGCAAATAATTTTACCTACACTAAAGACTCAACCTTGCTGGAAACCATAGAATCAAAATCCCAAAAGTTATTTTACCTATATTCAAATTTATTGAAATCAAACTGCCCCATAACTAATCAGCCGGATTGGGGAACGATTTATATTTTTTACAAAACGGATGAAAAGGAAATCATTCCGGAATCTCTGCTAAAATATATAGTTTCATTCCGAAACCATAATGAATTTCATGAGGAATGTTGTGAAAGAATTCTTTTCGATCTCAAAAATGCCCTCGACCCTAAAGAATTAATCGTTCTCTGCAAATACACTCGCCGCGGTGGGATTGATATAAATCCCATTAGGATG is part of the Candidatus Cloacimonadota bacterium genome and harbors:
- the queF gene encoding NADPH-dependent 7-cyano-7-deazaguanine reductase QueF (Catalyzes the NADPH-dependent reduction of 7-cyano-7-deazaguanine (preQ0) to 7-aminomethyl-7-deazaguanine (preQ1) in queuosine biosynthesis), yielding MTIYPNKYNPKLLETVPRKTARERIGWNSSQIPFAGFDLWNCYELSFLHESGLPFVGILQLKYTVDSEFIVESKSLKLYFNSFNMTKFQSRKEVGKIIERDLQAILNTPFINIQINPLKSFSQPFTQQNSFNLIDNRESANNFTYTKDSTLLETIESKSQKLFYLYSNLLKSNCPITNQPDWGTIYIFYKTDEKEIIPESLLKYIVSFRNHNEFHEECCERILFDLKNALDPKELIVLCKYTRRGGIDINPIRMYSKDVNAEKRIPKIFEDILYSRDFRQ